Proteins from one Streptomyces genisteinicus genomic window:
- a CDS encoding dipeptidase gives MSDTPDSVVRTYIERHRAAFLDDLAAWLRIPSVSALPEHRDDVRRSAEWLAAKLARTGFPVAEIWPTAGAPAVFAEWPSGDPDAPTVLVYGHHDVQPAAREDGWHSDPFEPEIRDGRMYARGAADDKGQVFFHTLGLRAHLAATGRTAPAVNLKLLVEGEEESGSPHFRALVEERADRLAADAVVVSDTGMWSESTPTVCTGMRGVADCEITFRGPDQDIHSGSFGGAVPNPATVAARVVAALHDADERVAVPGFYDGVTPLTDDERELFAELPFDEEAWLRTARSHGTLGEAGYSTLERVWARPTAEVNGIGGGYQGPGGKTIVPASAMVKLSFRLVDGQDPEKIERAVTDWVAGQVPAGIRHEIVFGAPTRPCLTPLDHPALQSVVRSMSRAFDGRTIRFTREGGSGPAADLRDVLGAPVLFLGISVPSDGWHSPDEKVELELLLKGAETTAHLWGDMAETMR, from the coding sequence ATGAGCGACACCCCGGACAGCGTCGTCCGCACGTACATCGAGCGGCACCGTGCCGCCTTCCTGGACGACCTGGCCGCATGGCTGCGCATCCCCTCCGTCTCGGCGCTGCCCGAGCACCGCGACGACGTGCGGCGCAGCGCGGAGTGGCTCGCGGCCAAACTGGCCCGGACGGGTTTCCCGGTCGCCGAGATCTGGCCCACCGCCGGCGCCCCCGCGGTGTTCGCCGAGTGGCCGTCCGGCGATCCGGACGCCCCGACCGTCCTCGTCTACGGCCACCACGACGTCCAGCCCGCGGCCCGCGAGGACGGCTGGCACAGCGACCCGTTCGAGCCGGAGATCCGCGACGGCCGGATGTACGCGCGCGGCGCGGCCGACGACAAGGGGCAGGTGTTCTTCCACACCCTCGGCCTCCGCGCCCACCTCGCCGCGACCGGCCGCACGGCGCCCGCCGTCAACCTCAAGCTGCTCGTCGAGGGCGAGGAGGAGTCCGGCTCCCCCCACTTCCGCGCCCTCGTCGAGGAGCGGGCGGACCGCCTCGCCGCCGACGCCGTCGTGGTCTCCGACACCGGCATGTGGTCCGAGTCGACGCCCACCGTCTGCACCGGGATGCGGGGCGTCGCCGACTGCGAGATCACCTTCCGGGGGCCCGACCAGGACATCCACTCCGGTTCCTTCGGCGGTGCCGTGCCCAACCCGGCCACCGTCGCCGCCCGGGTCGTCGCCGCCCTGCACGACGCGGACGAGCGGGTCGCCGTCCCCGGCTTCTACGACGGCGTCACCCCGCTGACCGACGACGAGCGCGAGCTCTTCGCGGAGCTCCCCTTCGACGAGGAGGCGTGGCTGCGCACGGCCCGCAGCCACGGCACTCTCGGCGAGGCCGGGTACTCGACGCTGGAGCGCGTATGGGCCCGCCCCACCGCCGAGGTCAACGGCATCGGCGGCGGCTACCAGGGGCCCGGCGGCAAGACGATCGTCCCCGCGTCCGCCATGGTGAAGCTCTCGTTCCGGCTGGTCGACGGCCAGGATCCGGAGAAGATCGAGCGGGCGGTCACCGACTGGGTCGCCGGGCAGGTGCCCGCCGGCATCCGCCACGAGATCGTCTTCGGCGCCCCGACCCGGCCCTGCCTGACCCCGCTGGACCACCCCGCGCTCCAGTCGGTGGTGCGGTCCATGAGCCGTGCCTTCGACGGCCGCACGATCCGCTTCACGCGTGAGGGAGGCTCCGGACCGGCGGCCGACCTCCGGGACGTCCTCGGCGCGCCGGTGCTGTTCCTCGGCATCTCGGTGCCGTCCGACGGCTGGCACTCGCCCGACGAGAAGGTCGAGCTGGAGCTGCTGCTGAAGGGCGCCGAGACCACCGCCCAC